The genome window CAAACAAGAAACGTAACATTTGCTGCTTTGTCACTTCCGGTTAGAAGTATTCACACCACACGATACAATAATGATTTAATGGAATTTTTTGATACTAAGAAAAATTGGAGTGAGACAAATATAAGAGTGGGCAGAGCTTGGAAACTGGACGAATTAAGAATAAAGTCAAATGTGGATTTACATAAACTGTGGTACGTACTACTTAAAGAACGTAATATGCTTTATACAATGGAGCATGAATGTAACGAGCAAACACGACTGTTTCCTAACCCTGAAAGAATTGATAAGGTTCAAGaatcaatgagtaatattgAGACAGTCATCAGAGAACGCAACATTGCATATTATAAGCTAGAAACTGGTGAAACTGGTGAACGCCCAGTGGAAGATGTGCTTAATTTATTTGGTCTACctgaaaaatacaataaacaagAGTACTATATACCACAATTTATGAATAGCAGGTGGGTAAGACCTTATTTAGAACATGGATACATAAACAGTCTTGCtgttaagaaattttatagactatataaagaaaaacagtACAATGAAGTAAGAAAAGCCCGCAATAGAGATTTCAATCATGTGCAACAGCTATTGAAACGTTTCCCAAATATGGATATGGAAAAGTTGAAAGCTGAATATCCAAATGTTGATATTGAAAAAGCAAAGAGAACCAAAAAAGCAAGAGGGCATTATATGCCTTTGTATTagtatcatttaaattaatgttttagagttattattatttaataaagatagtGTGAATAATaatggtattttattttatggtaaTATGACTAAGAAGGGAAGGGATGTAATGATTGATTGACAAATAGTTTATAGTTTGGAGGATAAAGCCTGTTGTGCTGTGTTGTGGGATAAGGAAAGGGAGATCATATACATAAGGTTAAGATACAAACATATATCATGAGGTTAAAtacttaagttaaaaataacatttatgacTAAAGACTACGACATATttcttcatacatttttaaacagttattgttgtatcttaaaattgaagtaataaaatgtaaatgcatcatatttaaaatgtattttttaatttataacataacacTTACACAATCACCTAGAAATCAAAGCCaggaaattattacaaatcttatgaaaaatttacCAATGCTGCGAGAAAATCTATTTTCTCAAACACTTTAAAAGTACTGGGAAGTGTACCattatttttcagtttttgAAAAGTTATGATAAGTTGCTTCAATAATGTGTATATAGAACGATAGTGCTTTATAAAGGGCACTGTAACATTGTACGTACAAAATTCAGAAGATGGTTCATTTTCGTCAATATGACCTCGACTAAGACTGTCATTTAGGGAATCTAACACGTTTTGGACATGTTGAACACTATATGCATCTAGACAGGCATTCAGTGTAATATATAAAGCAAACACTACATAACTTTGATCTATTACACAAGGGTCTTTTAAGAAATTTGGATCGAATTTAGGGtattgattaaaattgtttggaGCTGGAAGATTTTCTTTAcgaattttatgtaatatttttgataagtAATTAGACATGCTTTtaacttttcttatttttaacctACTATCTACAAACATTTTCAAGTTGATGTTGTTTGTTGGATATTTTGTCCACTGTGAATTTTCTAAAAATTCAATGAGTATTTCTAGTATGTTGTCTTTTGTTGTAGGTATTGTTGattgtaaatgtaatgttCCAAGAATATTTTGCATGTAAGTTGGTTGTACCCTTTGCAATATTTTGAGTACTGAGTCATGAGGAAGACCTGAAATTTAggtaaatatgtttgttataaatatgaaaaactacaaatatgtttaagGTATATGGATAATTTCAGTAAAGGGTTTTCTTTGTGCATACCACACCTTAccaaatttgaataatacaaTGTATTGTTCATCACTCCTTGTATAATAGAATAGCAATAGCCGTGACTGTGTTATATTGTCTTACAAAATCTCAAGggataataatttttgccTCATATAAGCTAAACTTagttaaaaatcttcaaaaacgTATAGAACTTACCTGATATAATCTTATAAAACTCCTTGGCAAATGCATTGCAATATTTACCAGTATTAGGATAGTCActgtttgaattattttcacaaatataaaatgtctgtATGATAGAGTTAAGCCACATCTAAAagagtaataattatttaaaattttaatacaaaaattttgaatttaaattaaagaatgtCACATTACTTACAGTTATAATTCTAATGTGTTCCTCGGGATATGAAAGGTGTACCATGTAAGAAAATATGCGTAGGACTTGCCTACAATTGTTATTCACAGCCCCAGTGAAGAGTATATTATCAGACCATAAAACAAAAGCCATTAAGGGCCTGTGCGATCTCATTATGTGACACCCTGTATTATTACTGTACCTGTaattgataacaaaataataaattaaatttcaaagttGACAATTGGTATGAGACGTCTTCATACATAGTTCTGATCTTCCAAcctttgtaaaaatgtataattaatagttCCAACttactttttgttataaaaattaaataatgtttagtaaaaaagttaaaccTAAAGTATCAATCCaacaattcattttttatattaaattcaaattttttttgtatttagtattGAAATTCTCACCGAGAATGCCATATCACTAAATCAAACTGTAACAGTTCAATAACACTTTCAAGTACAGCCATGATTCTATAAATTCTATCTTCTCTCTTCAAAGTTTCATATAATtctagtttttgtttttgccAATGTAAGCCTTTAACACTGTCTTTCATCTCTTCCGGAgtaatttcatattcattaACTAAAGGTTCATCATTACTCTCTAAACTTAATTCATATTCTAGTCTATTCATGCAATATTTAACAACTCCTttgttaaattcaaatttatctctatttgtaaatgtattcTCTTTTCTATCCATTGAGGATGTAAGGAAATCattgtaacattttcttaTGGTCTTCATTAAGCATGGTGGATGGGTACTAAACTGTTGTGAAAGAACTTGTTGACATTTctctaataaatatgaaactgTGAAATCTTCATCTGGATCATCATGAGcattctgaaattaaaataattggtacaaaattaacattagaGTGTTTCTAGTATTTTgttggaaaataaaaacacagacAACATGTtgggtaaattaaaaaatctttccaAGATTTACCAGCATTATTTCCACTATATTCTTCAGAACATTTGCTGACAAATATTGATGAGGTGTTAGGCATATAAAGCATACTTCCAATGCTTCACACCATGTGCCTGATTTGATTTCTATTTGAAATGATTCCTCTGCATATGATGGTATCTGATTtatatttgactgaaaatttaaaattatgtaaaattatatttatttacattattatatattatttatattaaaattgtacataatattacTGTTGCACAAGTTAGCATGAATCTTActgaatttttaacattttgatgATTGCAATTACTTCCATTTATGCATTGTGGTAGGTAcactaatttaaatcttttagcATAATTATAATACTCCTTATATGATACTTGTTCACAAGctttaacaaagttttttcttttcaatgcTCTTAACTCTTCTTCCGTCGTCTTCTTCGTCTCTTGCTTTTCTGAATTAGATGGCTTATTCTGATTATCTACGTCCTTTTCGCTTGTACGTTTCATTTCTCCTCCTTCCTTGCCGCTCACTTTTGTCTTTTTCCTTTTTGGGCTCATGTTAaagttgtaatattaataaaaaaaaatttgtactGTACAGCAGCATAACCCCactgtttattgtttttaaatcattttgaaGCAAAccatttgttttgaattaaagttttgttttgacaGATACTTTTGAATTATGCAAAGAGTGTGACCAGCTTGCAGTTTTAAGTTTGTTTATGGCAATCCTGAGAAatcacacatttttttatttcgcccggacggagtcgcgggcgacagctagtagtattctaaatgcgaatgtatggatggatgtttgttagaaggtattatCAAAACAGTTTAACGGATCTCAGTGAAATTAGACataaatagtctggaagaacgtaAACATCTTAATAACGTTCATTTAGTTTTAGTGAACATAACATAGTAATGATGAAAGAAATCAATACAATAAAAGCTAGATAAAGATACTCAAAATAACGCCgatggcaaaaaaaaaatgtacaccaAAGAATTCTTCTTGCATAATATTGTCGAAtactatctatctatctaatgTATCGACTATCGATTATCAAGAGATATGggtagtaaattaattaagaataataTGAGGTTATCTTCTTCTTTAAACAGTAGTAGACCCCGCAAGGACAAGAATTGGCCGactcgaccggtgaaataccaagaccacacagaagactggcGTAAAGTGGAAGTGATTCCCACAAGTCCCACAAAACATGTTGTGCCGGAGATCAaagttcatcatcatcatcaagtCATCTTCCCTTCCCTACCtttttcttaaaagaaaaagagacACGGCTTCGGCGGAGGAGGCAAACGTGCAGACTCTTTTCGTACGTTCCACTCCTGTCTATTAACCATTCTTTCctttaacatttacatattaCCACATATGTTCccaaattgaatattaaattttaatttttatcgtagCCTTGATAATAAGAGTCATAAAATTATGTGTGATTGAAAAATATGCCCATCTATACAAGCAAAATTTGTTCGTGTTCACTGAAGTAGTGCCAAATATTGAACATTATTGATTCATAGTTTGTACGCAACCGAATTGAATAAGTTAGCAATTGCACCCATACTTTCTTGAATAACGGTCGCTATAAAACCACAATACCCTCGACTTCGGCAACAGTCCTCTAGGAAAGCGCGTGACAACACtatatccaaaaaaaaaattcaacgcGATGGCTGCTTATTTTAAGGTACTTTGGCAAAACATTACTCGGGTACTTGTTTActgttgtttgttttaaagatttttacgcgataagtaacatttttacaagtttattgtaattacGCGAAAATAATGACTaacaataaatcaaattgatttattattgattaattacttattttgacTGTGGAACCCGGTTAGTAGAACAGGAAACTAAAATTGAACTTACCTCATACAATTACCAGATTCAAAGTcagaattaagttttttttttaggttttagcatgattttgaaaatattgataCAATTGTGAAATCATTATTGTCATCGAATTTTCAATGCCATTGCTATTGAGTAACTTTCTTCTGTATCAGCTGACCGTGAAGGTCGTCCCACTTTTTAGCATCCACCATTTGtaagataatgtttttttcttcgatCAGTCTACACAATTTTTAACTTCCATAGTGACatacttttatttcatctaTTCAACTTAGAACCACTGGATAAAgcatatagtttaaaaataacaatgtgaataatttaaattttcattataggTTTTTGTCATCGTGGCTCTTGCTTCAAGTGTTTCATCAAATCAGGCTCCTGGTGGTTATTCGTATAACAGATTTAGTGGTCCTGTTAGTGGGCAAATAGTAGAAGTCGAAGTGCCAGCTGCCAAAAATATTGCGGCCCAAGAACATGCGAGTTATGGCTACGATCATAACGCTGGTCAAATAGATCCTGAAACTGCAAAGTACGCCCGCTTGAAGACCGTCGACTATGtggtaagaaatatttttatatactactGTTGGTAACACTTACTTAAAACTTTTGATTACATTatggtttaaattattataataagtaagttatgaattgtatttacttattattttttttatcaaaaagttCCAAAGGTGG of Papilio machaon chromosome 6, ilPapMach1.1, whole genome shotgun sequence contains these proteins:
- the LOC106716529 gene encoding uncharacterized protein LOC106716529, with the protein product MSPKRKKTKVSGKEGGEMKRTSEKDVDNQNKPSNSEKQETKKTTEEELRALKRKNFVKACEQVSYKEYYNYAKRFKLVYLPQCINGSNCNHQNVKNSSNINQIPSYAEESFQIEIKSGTWCEALEVCFICLTPHQYLSANVLKNIVEIMLNAHDDPDEDFTVSYLLEKCQQVLSQQFSTHPPCLMKTIRKCYNDFLTSSMDRKENTFTNRDKFEFNKGVVKYCMNRLEYELSLESNDEPLVNEYEITPEEMKDSVKGLHWQKQKLELYETLKREDRIYRIMAVLESVIELLQFDLVIWHSRYSNNTGCHIMRSHRPLMAFVLWSDNILFTGAVNNNCRQVLRIFSYMVHLSYPEEHIRIITMWLNSIIQTFYICENNSNSDYPNTGKYCNAFAKEFYKIISGLPHDSVLKILQRVQPTYMQNILGTLHLQSTIPTTKDNILEILIEFLENSQWTKYPTNNINLKMFVDSRLKIRKVKSMSNYLSKILHKIRKENLPAPNNFNQYPKFDPNFLKDPCVIDQSYVVFALYITLNACLDAYSVQHVQNVLDSLNDSLSRGHIDENEPSSEFCTYNVTVPFIKHYRSIYTLLKQLIITFQKLKNNGTLPSTFKVFEKIDFLAALVNFS
- the LOC106716646 gene encoding 39S ribosomal protein L47, mitochondrial translates to MNFSIIKNVFRHASTLYYQTRNVTFAALSLPVRSIHTTRYNNDLMEFFDTKKNWSETNIRVGRAWKLDELRIKSNVDLHKLWYVLLKERNMLYTMEHECNEQTRLFPNPERIDKVQESMSNIETVIRERNIAYYKLETGETGERPVEDVLNLFGLPEKYNKQEYYIPQFMNSRWVRPYLEHGYINSLAVKKFYRLYKEKQYNEVRKARNRDFNHVQQLLKRFPNMDMEKLKAEYPNVDIEKAKRTKKARGHYMPLY